The Nesterenkonia xinjiangensis genome contains a region encoding:
- the bioB gene encoding biotin synthase BioB has protein sequence MTTTACCTRPTAGTAEPIEAPHGLRPEQLAQQILDGHRLHADEALALLRSPDADTFTLVAAASRLRHHHRGTQVKLNYLVSLKTGLCPEDCTYCSQRLGTDAQILKYTWLKPEQAVEQAGHGVAAGARRVCLVASGTGPAERDVDRVGTIAARLKQEHPQVEVCACLGLLKENQADRLRDAGVDAYNHNLNTARSHYPEICSTHTYEDRLATIGRAVDAGLSPCSGLIVGMGETDEQLVEALFALRELDADSVPVNFLMPFDGTPLAGRWELTPLACLRILAVARMTCPDKEIRIAAGREMHLRSLQAVALQVADSLFLGDYLTSEGQGAQDDLTMIRDAGFTVVGAQVPDSRSDSPTTRRRGAGTEAAPNA, from the coding sequence ATGACCACCACCGCGTGCTGCACCCGGCCCACCGCTGGAACCGCCGAGCCGATCGAAGCCCCGCACGGGCTCCGGCCGGAACAGCTCGCCCAGCAGATCCTGGACGGCCACCGTCTGCACGCGGACGAGGCACTGGCGCTGCTGCGCTCCCCGGACGCCGACACCTTCACCCTGGTCGCCGCCGCCTCCCGACTGCGCCACCACCACCGGGGCACGCAGGTGAAGCTCAACTACCTGGTCAGCCTCAAGACCGGCCTCTGCCCGGAGGACTGCACGTACTGCTCCCAGCGTCTGGGCACCGACGCCCAGATCTTGAAGTACACCTGGCTGAAGCCCGAACAGGCCGTGGAGCAGGCCGGGCACGGCGTCGCCGCCGGAGCCCGCCGTGTGTGCCTGGTCGCCTCGGGCACGGGTCCTGCCGAGCGCGACGTCGACCGGGTGGGGACCATCGCCGCGCGCCTCAAGCAGGAGCACCCGCAGGTCGAGGTCTGCGCCTGCTTGGGGCTCCTGAAGGAGAACCAGGCTGACCGCCTCAGGGATGCCGGAGTCGACGCCTACAACCACAACCTCAACACCGCACGCTCGCACTACCCGGAGATCTGCTCCACCCACACCTACGAGGATCGCCTCGCCACCATCGGGCGAGCCGTCGACGCCGGTCTCTCCCCGTGCTCCGGGCTGATCGTGGGCATGGGCGAGACCGACGAGCAGCTCGTCGAGGCGCTCTTCGCGCTGCGCGAGCTCGACGCCGACTCCGTCCCGGTGAACTTCCTGATGCCCTTCGACGGCACCCCGCTGGCGGGACGCTGGGAGCTCACCCCCCTGGCCTGTCTGCGGATCCTCGCGGTGGCGCGCATGACCTGCCCGGACAAGGAGATCCGCATCGCCGCAGGCCGCGAGATGCACCTGCGCAGCCTCCAGGCGGTGGCCCTGCAGGTGGCCGACTCCCTCTTCCTCGGTGACTACCTGACCTCGGAGGGGCAGGGGGCCCAGGACGACCTGACGATGATCCGCGACGCCGGCTTCACCGTGGTAGGCGCCCAGGTCCCAGACTCCCGTTCGGACTCACCGACGACCCGCCGTCGCGGTGCCGGCACGGAGGCGGCGCCGAACGCCTGA
- a CDS encoding glycine--tRNA ligase, giving the protein MAPKTALDHVITLAKRRGFVFQSGEIYGGSRSAWDYGPLGTELKENIKAEWWQTFVRGRGDMVGLDSAIILPQAVWHASGHVKTFTDPLVESLHTHKRYRADHLLEAYEAKHGHPPANGLDDIKDPETGQPGKWTEPQQFSGLMKTFLGPVDNEEGLHYMRPETAQGIFVNFSNVMTSARKKPPFGIGQVGKAFRNEITPGNFIFRTREFEQMEIEYFTHPDEAGHWFDHWVDACYDWFIRLGLNPENLRKFDVPEDERAHYSAATIDLEYRFGFQGSAWGELMGIANRTDYDLSSHIEASGEKLQYFDPKTEEHYTPYVIEPSFGLTRAMMAFLVDSYHEEEAPNAKGGVDVRTVLKLHPRLAPVKAAVLPLSKKPELAEPAQRLADELRRNWNIEYDEAGAIGRRYRRQDEIGTPFCITYDFDTLEDHAVTIRDRDEMTQERVSLDQVQGYLAAKLLG; this is encoded by the coding sequence ATGGCCCCCAAGACTGCCCTCGACCACGTGATCACCCTGGCGAAGCGTCGTGGCTTCGTCTTCCAGTCCGGTGAGATCTACGGGGGATCACGGTCGGCGTGGGACTACGGGCCACTGGGCACGGAGCTCAAGGAGAACATCAAGGCCGAGTGGTGGCAGACCTTCGTGCGCGGCCGTGGCGACATGGTCGGCCTGGACTCGGCCATCATCCTCCCGCAGGCCGTCTGGCACGCCTCCGGACATGTGAAGACCTTCACCGACCCGCTGGTGGAGTCCCTGCACACCCATAAGCGCTACCGCGCCGACCATCTGCTGGAGGCCTATGAGGCCAAGCATGGTCACCCTCCGGCCAACGGCCTGGACGACATCAAGGACCCGGAGACCGGCCAGCCCGGCAAGTGGACCGAGCCGCAGCAGTTCTCCGGCCTGATGAAGACCTTCCTGGGACCCGTGGACAACGAGGAGGGCCTGCACTACATGCGGCCCGAGACCGCCCAGGGCATCTTCGTGAACTTCTCCAATGTGATGACCTCGGCCCGGAAGAAGCCTCCCTTCGGCATCGGCCAGGTGGGCAAGGCCTTCCGCAACGAGATCACCCCCGGAAACTTCATCTTCCGGACCCGCGAGTTCGAGCAGATGGAGATCGAGTACTTCACCCACCCGGACGAGGCCGGCCACTGGTTCGACCACTGGGTCGACGCCTGCTACGACTGGTTCATCCGCCTCGGGCTGAACCCGGAGAACCTGCGCAAGTTCGACGTCCCGGAGGACGAGCGCGCCCACTATTCGGCCGCCACCATCGACCTGGAGTACCGGTTCGGCTTCCAGGGCTCGGCATGGGGCGAGCTGATGGGCATCGCCAACCGCACCGACTATGACCTGAGCTCTCATATCGAGGCCTCCGGGGAGAAGCTGCAGTACTTCGACCCGAAGACCGAGGAGCACTACACCCCCTACGTGATCGAGCCCTCCTTCGGTCTGACCCGCGCGATGATGGCCTTTCTCGTGGACTCCTACCACGAGGAGGAGGCCCCCAACGCCAAGGGAGGCGTGGACGTGCGCACCGTGCTGAAGCTCCACCCGAGGCTCGCCCCGGTGAAGGCCGCAGTGCTGCCGCTGTCCAAGAAGCCTGAGCTCGCCGAGCCCGCCCAGCGCCTGGCCGACGAGCTGCGCCGCAACTGGAACATCGAGTACGACGAGGCCGGGGCGATCGGCCGCCGCTACCGTCGTCAGGACGAGATCGGCACCCCGTTCTGCATCACCTATGACTTCGACACGCTCGAGGACCACGCCGTCACGATCCGTGACCGTGACGAGATGACCCAGGAGCGGGTGAGCCTGGACCAGGTGCAGGGCTACCTGGCCGCCAAGCTGCTGGGCTGA
- a CDS encoding ATP-binding cassette domain-containing protein has product MSQVPAPHPAPDSRRISWRRLASPLSGLAVMILAVAMVAQSLATVVSGRLADGPTLHGVVMLGVLIVGAAVVQVAAQVSWAHVIDRAAGTLRRDLLAAAFAQPLSVLSEQAVGEVLDRIDDDTNAINNLMREQWWGMMATALGAVPLWIVAGLMWWPAGIIMPVLVAATLLMVRPLFAVIAHRKVINEQSWTDHAAAFEEVVSARDDLRTSGGQAFAMRRVTAFAAEIHRTFRRMIVKEADLILRSQTALQAMFAGIVIAGVALVTTGGIELPQLITLVLATTLLIGRVGELVNQLPQLQEGLGAITRVKQMMQVEPEPDGGAGFPASHALEFRGLHFSYPEGAFALQNVSLSVEDGETLALVGRTGSGKSTLASLVTRATEPPTGTVLLGGRDVTGIDLQQLRRGIGVVTQRTELLSGTLEENISLFAPLPRERVEAAVEELGLTDWAARLPQGLDTRMGAGGVTLSAGEEQLVAFARLLVRDVAVVILDEATARMDPLTERRVIRASERLLAGRTGLLIAHRLTTVARADRVAVLDHGRVIQQGRYGELAAEVGPFQELLEASRERDGSMDGDPVGAAPGDAEPEGGLEDAETTGAGPAGPVPLGGARRRAEAPPKTVTGDGPSLTRAVLAAFGHLPRWGLFGMLMFLLIALFSPQGLITNWLWGRIAGSLASGREDVWGLVILLAGASVLIMPAVFALGVNLYPRWWVSCLSRHRTRVLAGQLGEPRLETTPPGEVVARAMDGDRIQDYADRWADLCNAIIIVLLSVLVSGTWWVGGVLASVLIVSAAASWAGRPAAGRSAKRAADARVEFGRVLVSALDAARTVKLSAATAPVSRHLNAVDSRRVEAQVREHRIQAVLDGVPGLVIAAGVTFSWAMHFTGAWGLATTVLASGSVMGFTWYGLCAGSVVTKAPGARAWQVATQRLAGGQSIYRRVDGVHELAGCAPPPGDEQHDEFRSLTLQGFSAVHSDGIIGVEDVDLTVTRGELILILGGIGSGKSSLLRSLAGLVPHRGKILWNGAEVTTDTFLRPRRVAYVAQMPRVLSGTFDDNIRLDHDRGTSEAVRMARMEQDISDAGGLHAVVGHRGVRLSGGQVQRLATARALATGSELLLADDVSSALDASTEVELWQALREEGVTVIGSTSKRAALARADRVVILEAGRVVAVGPWRSLSRRWAHLAG; this is encoded by the coding sequence ATGAGTCAGGTGCCCGCTCCGCACCCTGCCCCTGACTCTCGCCGCATCTCCTGGAGGAGGCTCGCCAGCCCGCTCAGCGGATTGGCGGTGATGATCCTCGCCGTCGCGATGGTGGCGCAGTCCCTCGCCACGGTCGTCTCCGGGCGGCTCGCCGATGGCCCGACCCTCCACGGGGTGGTGATGCTCGGCGTCCTGATCGTCGGAGCGGCGGTCGTTCAGGTGGCCGCGCAGGTCTCCTGGGCCCATGTGATCGACCGGGCCGCCGGCACGCTGCGCCGTGACCTGCTCGCAGCAGCCTTCGCCCAGCCGCTCAGCGTGCTCAGCGAACAGGCGGTCGGCGAGGTCCTGGACCGGATCGACGACGACACCAACGCCATCAACAACCTCATGCGGGAGCAGTGGTGGGGGATGATGGCCACGGCCCTCGGCGCCGTGCCGCTCTGGATCGTCGCGGGGCTGATGTGGTGGCCGGCCGGGATCATCATGCCGGTGCTCGTGGCCGCCACCCTGCTGATGGTCCGTCCGCTGTTCGCCGTCATCGCGCACCGCAAGGTGATCAACGAGCAGTCCTGGACCGACCACGCCGCGGCCTTCGAGGAGGTCGTGTCGGCCCGTGACGACCTGCGCACCAGCGGCGGCCAGGCCTTCGCCATGCGTCGGGTCACGGCGTTTGCCGCGGAGATCCACCGGACGTTCCGCCGGATGATCGTCAAGGAGGCGGACCTGATCCTGCGCTCGCAGACGGCGCTGCAGGCGATGTTCGCCGGGATCGTGATCGCCGGCGTCGCGCTGGTCACCACCGGCGGCATAGAGCTGCCGCAGCTGATCACCTTGGTGCTGGCCACCACTCTGCTGATCGGACGGGTCGGTGAGCTCGTCAACCAGCTGCCTCAGCTGCAGGAAGGGCTCGGCGCGATCACCCGCGTCAAGCAGATGATGCAGGTCGAACCCGAGCCCGACGGCGGCGCCGGGTTCCCCGCGTCCCATGCTCTGGAGTTTCGCGGTCTGCACTTCTCCTACCCGGAAGGGGCCTTCGCCCTGCAAAACGTCTCCCTCAGCGTGGAGGACGGCGAGACCCTGGCCCTGGTGGGACGCACCGGATCGGGCAAGTCCACGCTCGCCTCGCTGGTGACACGCGCCACCGAGCCGCCGACGGGCACTGTGCTCCTCGGCGGCAGAGATGTGACCGGCATCGATCTTCAGCAGCTGCGCCGCGGCATCGGAGTGGTCACCCAGCGCACCGAGCTCCTCTCCGGCACGTTGGAGGAGAACATCTCCCTCTTCGCGCCCCTCCCTCGGGAACGCGTGGAGGCCGCCGTCGAGGAGCTGGGCCTCACCGACTGGGCGGCGCGGCTGCCCCAGGGGCTGGACACCCGCATGGGCGCCGGCGGGGTCACGTTGTCCGCCGGGGAGGAGCAGCTCGTCGCCTTCGCGCGGCTGTTGGTCCGTGACGTCGCGGTGGTGATCCTCGACGAGGCCACGGCCCGGATGGATCCGCTCACCGAGCGCCGGGTCATCCGAGCTTCAGAGCGGCTCCTCGCCGGGCGCACGGGGCTGCTCATCGCCCATCGGCTCACCACCGTCGCGCGTGCGGACAGGGTGGCGGTGCTGGACCATGGACGGGTCATCCAGCAGGGCAGGTACGGCGAGCTCGCCGCCGAGGTCGGCCCCTTTCAGGAGCTGCTGGAGGCCTCGAGGGAGCGCGACGGATCCATGGACGGCGATCCTGTGGGCGCGGCCCCCGGGGACGCCGAGCCGGAGGGCGGCCTCGAGGACGCCGAGACCACGGGGGCCGGGCCAGCCGGGCCGGTGCCTCTCGGCGGGGCGCGCAGGAGAGCCGAAGCACCTCCGAAGACGGTGACCGGGGACGGGCCGAGCCTGACCCGCGCGGTGCTCGCCGCCTTCGGGCATCTGCCGCGGTGGGGCTTGTTCGGCATGCTCATGTTCCTGCTCATCGCCCTGTTCTCCCCGCAGGGGCTCATCACGAACTGGCTGTGGGGGCGCATCGCGGGCTCCTTGGCCTCGGGCCGGGAGGATGTGTGGGGTCTGGTGATCCTGCTGGCCGGGGCCTCGGTGCTGATCATGCCGGCGGTCTTCGCCCTGGGCGTCAATCTCTACCCCCGCTGGTGGGTCTCCTGCCTGTCCCGGCATCGGACGCGCGTCCTCGCAGGCCAACTCGGTGAACCTCGGCTGGAGACCACCCCGCCCGGTGAGGTCGTGGCCCGCGCCATGGATGGGGACCGCATCCAGGACTACGCCGACCGCTGGGCGGACCTGTGCAACGCGATCATCATCGTGCTGCTCTCTGTCCTGGTCTCGGGCACCTGGTGGGTGGGAGGGGTGCTGGCCAGTGTGCTGATCGTCTCCGCTGCCGCATCCTGGGCGGGTCGTCCTGCGGCAGGACGTTCGGCCAAGCGCGCCGCCGATGCACGGGTGGAGTTCGGACGAGTGCTGGTCTCCGCGCTCGACGCCGCGCGGACCGTGAAGCTCTCCGCGGCGACCGCGCCGGTGAGCCGGCATCTGAACGCTGTGGACAGCCGACGGGTGGAGGCACAGGTCCGCGAGCATCGGATCCAGGCTGTCCTCGACGGCGTGCCCGGACTGGTGATCGCCGCGGGGGTGACCTTCTCCTGGGCCATGCACTTCACCGGCGCCTGGGGGCTGGCGACGACGGTCCTAGCCTCGGGAAGCGTGATGGGCTTCACCTGGTACGGCCTCTGCGCGGGCTCCGTGGTGACCAAGGCGCCGGGAGCTCGGGCCTGGCAGGTCGCCACCCAGCGGCTGGCGGGCGGGCAGAGCATCTATCGCCGGGTGGACGGCGTCCATGAGCTGGCCGGCTGCGCACCCCCGCCCGGGGACGAGCAGCATGATGAGTTCCGCAGTCTGACCCTGCAGGGCTTCTCCGCGGTCCACTCCGACGGCATCATCGGAGTGGAGGATGTGGACCTCACCGTCACCAGGGGCGAGCTGATCCTCATCCTCGGTGGCATCGGATCCGGGAAGTCCAGCCTTCTGCGGAGCCTCGCCGGCCTGGTGCCGCACCGTGGGAAGATCCTCTGGAACGGCGCGGAGGTCACCACGGACACCTTCCTGCGGCCCCGGCGCGTCGCCTATGTCGCCCAGATGCCTCGCGTGCTGTCCGGGACGTTCGACGACAACATCCGGCTCGACCATGATCGTGGGACATCCGAGGCTGTCCGCATGGCACGGATGGAGCAGGACATCTCCGATGCCGGAGGTCTCCACGCCGTCGTGGGACATCGGGGAGTGCGCCTCTCCGGCGGCCAGGTGCAGCGCCTCGCCACCGCACGTGCGCTGGCCACAGGCTCAGAGCTGCTGCTCGCGGACGACGTCTCCAGCGCCTTGGACGCATCCACGGAGGTCGAGCTGTGGCAGGCGCTGCGGGAGGAGGGCGTGACAGTGATCGGCTCGACCTCCAAGCGTGCGGCGCTCGCACGCGCCGACCGTGTCGTGATCCTCGAGGCCGGCCGTGTCGTGGCGGTCGGCCCCTGGCGGAGTCTGAGCCGGAGGTGGGCCCATCTGGCCGGCTGA
- the dusB gene encoding tRNA dihydrouridine synthase DusB: MTAQTLHDDRTRAETQAGSADSQALLPPLQLGPITVDTPVVLAPMAGITNTAFRRLCREHGGGLYVNEMVTARALVERRPESMRIIKHEPDERPRSMQLYSVDPVTTGHAVRMLVEEDRADHIDLNFGCPVPKVTRKGGGSALPWKIRLFESIVSTAVREASRANIPVTVKMRKGIDEDHLTCLEAGKVARDVGVAAVALHGRTARQHYSGKADWDAIAALRESLPDIPVLGNGDIWSAEDAVRMVEQTGVDGVVVGRGCQGRPWLFGDLQAAFEGREERHRPALPEVSATLLRHAKLLIPYFDGDERKAMQDIRKHVAWYFKGYPVGSQLRTQLVTVDSLAMLEDLLGQLDQSIGYPGADVEGPRGRAGSPKKVHLPEDWLASQELNEAQREMIAAAEVDTSGG, encoded by the coding sequence ATGACCGCACAGACTCTCCACGACGACCGGACCCGCGCTGAGACGCAGGCCGGCTCCGCCGACAGCCAGGCCTTGCTGCCCCCGCTGCAGCTGGGCCCCATCACTGTGGACACCCCGGTGGTCCTCGCGCCCATGGCCGGGATCACCAACACGGCCTTCCGGCGGCTATGCCGCGAACACGGCGGCGGCCTCTATGTCAATGAGATGGTCACCGCCCGGGCGTTGGTGGAGCGGCGTCCGGAGTCGATGCGGATCATCAAGCATGAGCCCGACGAGCGGCCCCGCTCCATGCAGCTCTACTCCGTGGATCCGGTGACCACCGGTCATGCGGTGCGGATGCTCGTCGAGGAGGACAGGGCCGACCACATCGACCTCAACTTCGGCTGCCCGGTGCCCAAGGTCACCCGCAAAGGCGGCGGCTCCGCCCTGCCCTGGAAGATCCGGCTGTTCGAGTCCATCGTCTCGACCGCCGTCCGGGAGGCCTCCCGGGCGAACATCCCGGTGACCGTCAAGATGCGCAAAGGCATCGACGAGGATCACCTGACCTGTCTCGAGGCCGGCAAGGTCGCTCGCGACGTCGGGGTGGCCGCCGTCGCGCTGCATGGTCGCACCGCGCGGCAGCACTACTCCGGGAAGGCGGACTGGGACGCCATCGCGGCCCTGCGTGAGTCCCTGCCGGACATCCCGGTGCTGGGCAACGGAGACATCTGGTCCGCTGAGGATGCGGTGCGCATGGTCGAGCAGACCGGGGTGGACGGCGTCGTCGTCGGACGGGGCTGCCAGGGGCGCCCCTGGCTGTTCGGCGATCTGCAGGCCGCCTTCGAAGGCCGCGAGGAGCGGCACCGCCCCGCGCTGCCCGAGGTCTCGGCGACGCTGCTGCGTCACGCGAAGCTGCTCATCCCGTACTTCGACGGCGACGAGCGTAAGGCCATGCAGGACATCCGCAAGCACGTGGCCTGGTACTTCAAGGGCTATCCGGTCGGTTCGCAGCTGCGCACCCAGCTGGTCACCGTCGACTCGCTGGCCATGCTGGAGGACCTGCTCGGTCAGCTGGACCAGAGCATCGGCTACCCCGGGGCCGACGTGGAGGGTCCGCGGGGTCGCGCCGGGTCCCCGAAGAAGGTGCACCTGCCCGAGGACTGGCTCGCCTCCCAGGAGCTCAACGAGGCTCAGCGCGAGATGATCGCCGCCGCAGAGGTCGACACCTCCGGAGGCTGA
- a CDS encoding VOC family protein, producing the protein MEQGIHIITVATRDLVAARRFYVGGLGWRPVFELAGEIQFYQVAPGQVLGLFDAEMLSEDIGDGRDHGTPSGFTLAHNVHDADAVHRTVERLERAGGTVLKHPQPAAVPGMLHAYVQDPVGVVWEIAYNPGWRVEEDGAVVFD; encoded by the coding sequence ATGGAGCAGGGCATCCATATCATCACGGTGGCCACGCGTGATCTGGTCGCCGCACGACGCTTCTACGTGGGCGGCCTGGGCTGGCGGCCGGTCTTCGAGCTCGCCGGGGAGATCCAGTTCTACCAGGTGGCTCCGGGGCAGGTGCTGGGGCTCTTCGACGCGGAGATGCTCAGCGAGGACATCGGCGACGGGCGGGACCACGGCACCCCGAGCGGGTTCACCCTCGCCCACAACGTCCACGACGCCGACGCCGTGCACCGCACCGTGGAGCGCCTCGAGCGTGCCGGGGGCACGGTGCTCAAGCACCCTCAGCCCGCCGCGGTGCCGGGCATGCTGCACGCCTATGTGCAGGACCCGGTAGGTGTGGTGTGGGAGATCGCGTACAACCCCGGCTGGCGGGTGGAGGAGGACGGCGCCGTCGTCTTCGACTGA
- a CDS encoding GNAT family N-acetyltransferase, protein MSTTHDTDRLTLESGLTVRPWAEGDDLALLQVWGDPENAMHHQDRALLRPSSNDPWSRCIVAEDQGVPVAAATILRSSLHPDKLSFYAEVAPDHRRRGVAAELLAVLEVEAGNCSATGLKARCAKRSAAQCFLKDNGFSKIQTTRRIVVQAGALRLPDLEGTGLDLQEIATGSVELSGLVAEYYNAVHDWDRAEMTIGKAQQLLLDDTTGASGAVILRDVSEDGDGAIRAFAVSYTPERTEDPADVLIGWNPELGETEAEDHVRSLLALLAARYPVELEVDDSMAPLKVVTEELVADGDAEVDFEAIIYAR, encoded by the coding sequence ATGAGCACCACGCACGACACGGACCGGCTGACTCTCGAGTCCGGTCTCACCGTCCGGCCCTGGGCCGAGGGCGACGATCTCGCCCTGCTCCAGGTCTGGGGCGACCCGGAGAACGCGATGCACCACCAGGACCGGGCCCTGCTGCGGCCCTCCTCCAACGACCCGTGGTCGCGGTGCATCGTCGCCGAGGACCAGGGCGTCCCGGTGGCCGCGGCCACGATCCTGCGATCCTCGCTGCATCCGGACAAGCTGTCCTTCTACGCGGAGGTCGCCCCGGACCATCGCCGCCGGGGGGTCGCCGCTGAGCTGCTCGCCGTCCTCGAGGTCGAGGCGGGCAACTGCAGCGCCACGGGTCTGAAGGCCCGCTGCGCGAAGCGCTCCGCGGCCCAGTGCTTCCTCAAGGACAACGGCTTCTCCAAGATCCAGACCACCCGTCGGATCGTCGTCCAGGCTGGTGCCCTGCGCCTGCCGGACCTTGAGGGCACCGGACTGGACCTCCAGGAGATCGCCACCGGCTCGGTGGAGCTCAGCGGCCTGGTGGCTGAGTACTACAACGCCGTGCACGACTGGGATCGAGCCGAGATGACCATCGGCAAGGCTCAGCAGCTGCTGCTCGACGACACCACTGGTGCCTCCGGTGCGGTGATCCTGCGGGACGTCTCCGAGGACGGCGACGGCGCCATCCGGGCCTTCGCGGTCAGCTACACCCCGGAGCGCACGGAGGATCCCGCGGATGTGCTGATCGGTTGGAACCCCGAGCTCGGTGAGACCGAGGCGGAGGACCACGTCCGTTCGCTGCTGGCGCTGCTGGCCGCCCGCTATCCCGTGGAGCTCGAGGTGGACGACTCGATGGCTCCCCTCAAGGTCGTGACTGAGGAGCTGGTCGCCGACGGCGACGCCGAGGTCGACTTCGAGGCCATCATCTACGCCCGCTGA
- a CDS encoding DMT family transporter — protein sequence MSAVDQSRRSFAAWVGFLLTAVAAGAAIPSQGRVNSELTAEVDDPFLAALISFSTGLILMLAIAGLTPRGRRTLREVRPALRRGEVRWWYLLAGCIGGYFVLAQSLTIGIIGVAVFTVAVVTGQTLGGLLWDRIGLGPAGRKRLNTVRVLGALLTVLAVLWTVSPQLSGHTGAWTWLLLVIVPLTAGFTNSAQQALNGRQSAAYGSPIPATLINFIAGTAVLVLAYLVKLLVSGAGEALPSTPWFYLGGPLGCVFIGLGAVLVTRVGVLLAAMGMIAGQLIGSLMLDLVAPAPGTVITTATVLGTLLTLVAVVIASLPDIRRTR from the coding sequence ATGAGCGCAGTCGATCAGTCTCGGCGGTCCTTCGCCGCATGGGTCGGGTTCCTCCTCACTGCGGTGGCCGCCGGTGCGGCCATCCCCAGCCAGGGGCGGGTGAACTCGGAGCTCACCGCCGAGGTGGACGACCCCTTCCTCGCCGCCCTCATCTCTTTCAGCACCGGACTGATCCTCATGCTGGCCATCGCCGGCCTCACCCCGAGGGGACGCCGCACCCTCCGTGAGGTGCGTCCGGCCCTGCGGCGCGGGGAGGTCCGCTGGTGGTACCTGCTCGCGGGCTGCATCGGCGGGTACTTCGTGCTCGCCCAGTCGTTGACGATCGGGATCATCGGTGTGGCCGTCTTCACCGTCGCTGTGGTCACGGGCCAGACACTCGGGGGCCTGCTCTGGGATCGCATCGGTCTCGGCCCGGCCGGTCGGAAGCGTCTGAACACCGTGCGCGTGCTCGGGGCGCTGCTGACCGTGCTGGCGGTGCTGTGGACCGTGTCTCCGCAGCTGAGTGGCCACACCGGGGCCTGGACCTGGCTGCTGCTGGTGATCGTCCCGCTGACCGCCGGATTCACCAACAGCGCCCAGCAGGCGCTCAACGGACGACAGTCCGCCGCCTACGGCAGCCCTATCCCTGCCACGCTGATCAATTTCATCGCCGGCACGGCGGTGCTGGTCCTCGCCTATCTGGTCAAGCTGCTGGTCAGCGGGGCGGGGGAGGCGCTGCCGTCCACCCCTTGGTTCTATCTCGGGGGCCCACTCGGCTGCGTGTTCATCGGCCTGGGCGCGGTGCTGGTGACCCGGGTGGGGGTCCTGCTGGCCGCCATGGGCATGATCGCCGGGCAGCTCATCGGATCACTCATGCTGGACCTCGTCGCCCCGGCCCCGGGCACAGTGATCACCACCGCCACGGTGCTGGGCACCCTGCTGACCCTCGTGGCGGTCGTCATCGCCTCCCTGCCGGACATCCGACGCACACGGTGA